In the Hermetia illucens chromosome 1, iHerIll2.2.curated.20191125, whole genome shotgun sequence genome, tgaccaatgtgcgaggcgagataaaagcagcaggatcactctcaagaccattcgacatcaacaacggtctacgacaaaggcaTGTcatatcatgcgttctctttaacctggccctcgagaaagtgatccgtgatgctgaggtaaatgcaagaggtacgatcctcttcaagtccacccaactactggcgtatgctgacgatatcaacatcatgggaagaaccactcgagacgtacaaactgccttcatccagatcgagcaggcggcgcgagatcttgggctgcacatcaatgaaggcaagacaaaatatatggtggcaacgtcagcaccgaagacgaatcaaccaacaacatcaaaccgcactggtcaaacacaaacacgaagatgaataaggataggagaatacaactttgagaccgttgacaacacgataacagccacgatgatgaaatccgtgcacggttgttgtcagccaacacagcctaagactgttccgctcgaaacgtctcaccatagggtcaaagctcttactgtacaagactatgatcttgccagtcctcatgtattcctcggaaactcgggttcttagcaagaaaaattgcgaactcttggcggcgttcgaaagaagaatcgtccgaagaatttttggccccctacgtgaggatggacggtttcgtagtctacacaatgacgaaatctatgagcgatagcatgaccgtccggttgtggatagaatgcggctcaataggttgcggtgggcgggtcacttaatccgtatggatgaggatcatccctcgcggaaagtgtataagggcaatatctatggtagaaaaagaagacgaggcagaccctgcttaagatggagcgatggcgtaggtcaggaggccagacagcttttagggatatcgaattggtggacgtcggccaaaaccgggatgtctcgagttccttattaaggcaggcctagaccggataccggttgttgcgccgttgatgatgacgatgaagcTTTCACCGGCCAGCAGTTCGAAGAAACCCTATTTTTGAGCTTTTGTGGGAAAcgcaaccttattaaaatctgttcatTTTTTCGTCAGTGCATCCATGTGCCTCTCTGCTGATCTATCTGTCACCCgctcttttctcagaagcgtTAATACATGCTAATAGGTgggaaggttggaactgtggatTAGCACACATGCACCCAATGAAATAGTTCCATCTTGGGTTTAaaaggaggtccccatacatgcaaaggggaatGAATGGAAAATATCGATCAACACACTGTGAAGCACGTTTTAGTTTCTACATCAAGTACGAAATTGGGGAGTGGGAGCGAAGAGCGAAGAGCTCAATCGGAAATAAATTAATATGACTCAACATCTACCATCTACCATCCAATGCAAATATCGATTCAAATAAAAGTGATGAGggtatattataattttttggaaatttggcCAGAATATAGAACATAACGTTGCACTCAAAAGTTTGGTTGACATCCTGGACCAGGTTGATCGGAGTCGGCGTAGAGGACAGAGCTATCCCTAACCTAAAAAGTTAGCTCGACTGAAATGTTTTGTTAGCCAGTCTCGGAAATGTGGGGAGGGGAcctctttgaacacttcagtccctCAGGTGGCATTAGATGAAACTTCCCGTGTCTTTACCCCGATGCGTGCGTTCGCAATCGAagctgaaaaataaaacaaaatgcttATCGCGGGAACCAATAAGAAAACACTCGAGTTAAAGCTGGACATACAAAAATAACGTCTCAACTCAGCGTGGAGCGGTAAAACTCCGTACCCAAGTGCCGCAGTCAAGAGGAAAGATCCATGACCGATCGCATCCTCAATCGTTGCTTCTAATACATCAGACATCCATGTGCTGTAGCTTTTGGGCTACTTCGCCTTGTCATTCCCAGGTcattaattttgaataaatgatAGAAGGTAGAATATCAATTGCAAAGATGTCAGATATGCCTTTTAGTCTTCTCTTATCTAATTCCAAAATCTATCAGAATATCGAAAACTTGCTAGAAATTGAAGCAAAATGTTACtctattcaaaattcaattccacaAGACAGAACAGTTTTTCCAAATTGATTGGTAAAACGAAAACCTTGAACTCAATTCTTCGAGTTCTTCTACAACAACAACCATCTTCTCTAGAACATGTCAAATGTTCGCCAGGACACAATCGAGCAGTAAACAACGGATTTGCAATATTAGTGGAATACATGTGACGTTTTGTGCAAGACGGGATCAAGGACAGACCAGAAGGACGGTCAGTTCAAAATACGATGCCATCATTTTCTAGGCGATTGTGCGCCTTCACCGAAAAATTTGCACATCTCATTGACAGACGATCCCCACTGAAATCTACATCTAAAGGATACTTGCAAAATGCGCAGGGTTTTCAATTTTAGAACTTCGCACGAATTTTATACAACCGCCCCCACTCCAAACTCAACTCCACTTGTCAGGAAATTTAAGACCGTAACCACTTCCTatactttatttttaaaattcggTAGTTACAAAACTATGTTACTTTAACAACAGATTCGAACCGAAattcttccttttccttttcaaattgaaaactcCTTCAATCACAAATATTTTCTTACTCCAGCAACAGTCCGAACAAATAATCCTCGAGTCAGCTGACATGTCAATTCACCTTCCTCTGATGTCCAATGTCCCCCTACCTTTTCAGCCTAACAACAACAAAGGCTGCTTCGAATGAGTCTTTCTACCTCGAACCGGCCTTAATAGAAAAACAAAATCCCCACAGAATCTCCGGTATCATTTGCGTTCACATGCATAATATTTCGCCCTAGTCAGAACTAAACGTTAGAAAGGCACAGATCCTCTCACCCATTAACTTCCCCCAAAAtctattaaaatattttcaaggttaatatataaattttcaCACAGTTGTTgtgtgaaaacaacaacaaataggttaatgatcatttcaaaaggaaagtgaaaatgattatttttaaattatatatttagaGAATAGGGAATTAATAGCAGGGTATGGAGATGTTGAAGAAAGTTAAGTAGGAGCAAAAGGCAGTATACTGTATACAAGGAAATGAATCTCTCTGCGCGTTACAGGACAAAGCGAACGAAATGATGCGAATGATGCAAAGTAGCGGACATTAAACATTGATGTAAATTGTGTGACCTACTTAATTCACATACATTTCGAGCTTTGACCAAAAGGAAGCATCGAGCATCTAAATATTCTAACATAACAAAATATTTAACGCCTGAACCATCGAGCTTTTGGTTTTCGATTTGCTTATACTGTCCCAAGATGTCTTACGTAACGTTTTTTTTTCGTCTCGATTTTTCACGTCTGGTTTTTCAGAGCGATTACTTAtctccgcctcactcgattctcggaggatgacgcagtgcttcagagcctcaaatccgatcccaaatacaaattttgagaGTTgctcatcttcggctcgaacctctttctgtgctgcgaatactcggaaaagggaccctggccatacattccggccacctttcgcaaggaagtgttccacgcggttcacgacgtagcgcatccaggcatcaggacaacaaatcggttagtcaccgaaaaatacttctggccctacatgaacaaggatgtcaattcctgggccagagagtgcatcgcatgccagaagtataaagtcaccaggcatgtaagaaaagaagtgggctcattgccccgcactaccaagcggttccacaccatacacctcgtcatcgtaggccctttgcgagactcgcacggtttcaagtgttgccttacaatcatcgacagatttacgcggtggcctgaggcaattaggaggtagtttgttagtggaagtcttaaaatgaaagattgccttggaagatatttttcctttttattggctaaaatggTAATCTATATAAacacgtatttcggggaccaactgtccccgtcttcagtgttttatctaaGAtctaaggcaatctttcatttggtaACTTTCTTTAGATATTCCTTACATAGACAAACTGTCTTGGCTTAGTATGACCCTATCTGGAGTTGTATAGTATATTCTAGGTTAGATCCAGATATTTTTCCGTAGTTGTTGCCTAGATAGATTCTTAATGCTAGTATGATTTTGGTTAAAATTGAATCTTTAATGGCGTGATCTAAAATTTTCTACATGGGACCTAGAAAGTTCTACCTTTGTAGCTAGCACCCTGCAACGAAAAATACACCATCGATTCGAAAGCCGCGTTGTTGCTAATCGGCCTTTTGAGCTAGCTATACTGGATTTCAATTCTTTTGACCATGGATGCTTGGGTTCAGTTGTTGTAAATGCTtgcgatgataatgaaattgaaaccCAGCTTAATGTAAAATAGAATCGTACAGAAATGGCATTTTTTTGAAAGTCCATATTAAATAATTCTTATTTTCGCTATTATAACAAACATATATATAATAGTGTCTATTATAATACACGGCGAGTTTATCTAACGTTTGGCTAAAAAACACATTAATAAACTAGCTAGACGGAAATAGGTATATTTGAGAAAAGGGTctgacattgaaccaatttccGTTCAAGAGCAATACATTTTACTACCCTTATGGATACATATGGGAAGTGACCTAACTGTCCCGGGTCAAAAGTTCACTTCTATAGGACAACATCATGCCGCGAATACTAGCAGAACTTTACGGTTTCGACCTTCAGCCACGAAATTGAGCGAGGAGATGGTGTCTTTCTGCAGAGCTTTCTTTCCATGATGATTTTGTTTCTACTTTGACCTAGATTTTGTCTGAAAATTCAGCGCAAATCTAAACAGTTTGACGTTTTTAATGTAgcctttctttttttaaaatgtatttAAAATAAAAGGCTTAGAGATCCCGAGGTTTGTGTCGTTTTACCTCATGTCATCTCTGGCAAAGCTGTATGAGTTATCGCAGTAGATTCTCGCTCTCCATTGAAGTTCTGTAGTTTACTACATAAATCCTATTCTAAGGCGTGACGAGAGGGGAAGGAGAAGAGGAGGTAGATGATGATTTTTCTATACCAGGAAGGtttttctttattaaggcaggactagaccggataccggttgttgcgccgttgatgttgatgaggAAGGTTTTCCAGTAGCCCGGTATGCTGGCTTCAGTAAAATTAAGCAGATTGTAAAAGCAACCCCGATTATACTACATTTGACTACATACCCAACACTATTTGTTCCACATAGTGCATTTCGTTCATAGCTTCATATGTTAGATTCCCATTATATTTCTCCAATACAAGATTAATTTCTGATCGACACTTGTTCTGAATGTCCTGGTTCACAGCTAGTTCATAGAGAGTGAATGTCAACGTTGACGACGAAGTTTCAAATCCGcccaagaaaaacacaaaagctTGAGCTGCCAGCTCCTCAAAAGTTagttttccaattattttcGAATCAGTACTCTCGTCTTCATCCCCATCGATCGATGCATTATTCTTTAACTGGATCAAAAGATCCATAAAATCATTTCGgcgaatattatttttttcgcgGTAAGCTACCGTCTCTCGAACAATACCCATGAAAAACGTAGTAACGTCGTGGTGCGTTCGGCTGAGGTGTAACATTTTACATAATCTTGGAAACACATTCATTAAACGGTTCACAAATGTACCGTGACTCGGTTCCTCTATATGTTTTCGTCCGTACTTCCGAAATTCAGCATTGGGGTCCTTTAAGCTATTGCATTCAATTCCAAAAGCACAGGTTCCAATGACATCGGTAGTG is a window encoding:
- the LOC119651410 gene encoding probable cytochrome P450 6a20, whose amino-acid sequence is MEVLIFFLWFLILFIPTIYLYFQKKYSYWKDRGVPYIEPKIPYGSLHASKSTRDTINMFYKTKSDFPFVGIYVLTTSAVVATDLDFIKDVLIRDFNYFTDHGVYTNERDDPLSANLFNLDGQRWRNLRAKLSPTFTSGRMRFMFPTVLEVADRFNKVLGELLETQKTHEVKDLLARFTTDVIGTCAFGIECNSLKDPNAEFRKYGRKHIEEPSHGTFVNRLMNVFPRLCKMLHLSRTHHDVTTFFMGIVRETVAYREKNNIRRNDFMDLLIQLKNNASIDGDEDESTDSKIIGKLTFEELAAQAFVFFLGGFETSSSTLTFTLYELAVNQDIQNKCRSEINLVLEKYNGNLTYEAMNEMHYVEQIVLASIPGYWKTFLININGATTGIRSSPALIKKNLPGIEKSSSTSSSPSPLVTP